One region of Yersinia bercovieri ATCC 43970 genomic DNA includes:
- the glyS gene encoding glycine--tRNA ligase subunit beta yields the protein MTQQTFLVEIGTEELPPKALRSLAESFAANFTAELDSANLPHGEVIWYAAPRRLALKVVNLSAAQADREVEKRGPAIAQAFDAEGKPSKAAEGWARGCGITVDQAERLVTDKGEWLLYRAHVKGESAQLLLAGMVNAALAKLPIPKLMRWGDKETQFVRPVHTVTMLLGSELIAGTVLGIDSDRIIRGHRFMGEAEFALDNAEQYPQALLERGKVIADYELRKAIIKRDAELAAQKIGGVADLSESLLEEVASLVEWPVVLTAKFEEKFLAVPAEALVYTMKGDQKYFPVYDTAGNLLPNFIFVTNIESKDPQQIISGNEKVVRPRLADAEFFFNTDRKKRLEDNLPRLETVLFQQQLGTLRDKTDRIQALAGWVAAQIGADVNHATRAGLLSKCDLMTNMVFEFTDTQGVMGMHYARHDGEAEDVAVALNEQYQPRFAGDDLPSNPIACALAIADKMDTLAGIFGIGQHPKGDKDPFALRRAALGVLRIIVEKNLPLDLQTLTEEAVRLYGSKLTNAKVVDEVIEFMLGRFRAWYQDEGHSVDTIQAVLARRPTRPADFDARVKAVTYFRTLDAAAALAAANKRVSNILAKSTDTLNDHVRASVLKDPAELKLATHLVVLRDKLEPIFAAGQYKEALVELAALRETIDEFFDSVMVMAEDDAVRINRLTLLSKLRELFLQVADISLLQ from the coding sequence GAGCTGCCGCCGAAGGCTCTTCGTTCGCTGGCCGAATCTTTTGCTGCCAATTTTACCGCCGAGCTGGATAGCGCCAATCTGCCTCATGGCGAGGTGATTTGGTATGCCGCACCGCGCCGTTTAGCGCTAAAAGTAGTAAATTTAAGTGCCGCTCAGGCCGATCGCGAAGTCGAAAAACGTGGCCCGGCGATTGCACAAGCATTTGATGCTGAAGGTAAACCTAGCAAAGCGGCTGAGGGTTGGGCGCGCGGTTGTGGGATTACTGTCGATCAAGCTGAACGCCTGGTCACAGACAAAGGCGAATGGCTGCTGTATCGCGCGCATGTCAAAGGGGAGTCGGCGCAATTACTGCTGGCGGGCATGGTTAATGCCGCACTGGCTAAGTTGCCGATCCCTAAACTAATGCGCTGGGGTGATAAAGAGACTCAATTCGTTCGCCCAGTCCATACTGTGACCATGCTGTTAGGCAGCGAATTAATTGCTGGCACAGTGTTGGGTATCGATTCAGACCGCATTATCCGTGGTCATCGCTTTATGGGTGAAGCGGAATTCGCCCTTGATAATGCCGAGCAGTATCCGCAGGCCCTGCTGGAACGCGGCAAAGTGATCGCTGATTATGAATTGCGTAAAGCTATCATCAAGCGTGATGCAGAGCTGGCAGCACAGAAGATTGGCGGCGTCGCCGATCTGAGCGAAAGCTTGCTGGAAGAGGTCGCGTCGCTGGTGGAGTGGCCGGTGGTACTGACCGCCAAATTTGAAGAGAAATTCCTGGCCGTCCCTGCGGAAGCGCTGGTGTACACCATGAAAGGCGACCAGAAGTATTTCCCAGTTTACGACACTGCCGGTAACTTGCTGCCAAACTTCATTTTTGTCACCAATATTGAATCTAAAGATCCTCAGCAGATTATCTCTGGTAACGAGAAAGTGGTTCGCCCACGTCTGGCTGATGCAGAGTTCTTCTTTAATACCGACCGCAAAAAACGTCTGGAAGATAATTTACCGCGTCTGGAAACCGTGCTGTTCCAACAGCAACTGGGCACTTTGCGCGATAAAACCGATCGTATTCAGGCGCTGGCAGGCTGGGTTGCCGCCCAAATTGGGGCCGATGTTAACCACGCAACGCGTGCCGGTTTGCTCTCCAAGTGTGACCTGATGACCAACATGGTTTTCGAATTCACCGACACTCAAGGTGTGATGGGGATGCACTATGCTCGCCACGACGGTGAAGCTGAAGATGTTGCGGTTGCACTGAATGAGCAATATCAGCCACGTTTTGCGGGCGATGACTTGCCGTCTAATCCCATTGCCTGTGCGCTGGCGATTGCCGATAAAATGGACACGCTGGCGGGTATCTTTGGTATCGGTCAACATCCGAAAGGCGATAAAGACCCGTTTGCACTGCGCCGTGCGGCATTGGGTGTGCTGCGTATTATCGTCGAAAAGAACTTGCCGCTGGATCTGCAAACCCTGACCGAAGAGGCCGTGCGCCTGTACGGCAGCAAGCTGACCAACGCCAAAGTGGTTGATGAAGTGATTGAGTTCATGCTGGGCCGCTTCCGTGCCTGGTATCAGGATGAAGGTCATAGCGTCGATACCATTCAGGCGGTATTGGCGCGTCGTCCAACCAGACCTGCTGATTTTGATGCCCGGGTGAAAGCGGTAACCTATTTCCGCACACTCGATGCAGCCGCTGCACTGGCTGCCGCGAATAAGCGTGTATCGAATATTCTGGCAAAATCGACTGATACCCTGAATGACCACGTGCGTGCTTCGGTGCTAAAAGACCCGGCAGAGCTGAAACTGGCGACTCACTTGGTGGTCTTGCGCGATAAGCTGGAACCTATTTTTGCTGCCGGTCAGTATAAAGAGGCATTGGTGGAACTGGCTGCGCTACGAGAAACCATTGATGAGTTCTTCGACAGCGTGATGGTAATGGCGGAAGATGATGCGGTTCGCATTAACCGACTGACATTACTGAGTAAATTACGCGAGCTATTCTTGCAGGTTGCTGATATTTCGCTGTTACAGTAA
- a CDS encoding DUF3053 domain-containing protein yields the protein MTFALNTTRYSRWFAPFLALLVVFQLTACGDKEPEQRKAFIDYLQNTVMRSGMKLPTLSEDQKQKFGPYVSDYAILVTFSQQLTKSVDASLTPAIAQINEIRVAQDYLNKRDALQQSAGALNLLVQQIRTAKTQADSAVAALKQPDDLKAVFNKAFDNIVTQPTNVLIPAIPVVSAFVQDLAQVGDFLQQQGTQVSFNNGGVQFQTPQQAALYNTMMANLVAKYPAMMAAQKSVMSVIQ from the coding sequence ATGACTTTTGCATTGAATACGACCCGTTATTCGCGTTGGTTTGCGCCATTCCTGGCGTTACTGGTAGTGTTCCAACTCACTGCTTGCGGTGATAAAGAGCCAGAACAACGTAAGGCTTTTATTGATTATCTGCAAAACACCGTAATGCGTAGCGGGATGAAGCTGCCAACACTGAGTGAAGATCAAAAGCAGAAGTTTGGCCCTTATGTCAGCGATTACGCGATTTTAGTCACTTTTTCGCAGCAACTGACGAAATCTGTGGATGCTAGCCTGACGCCTGCTATTGCACAGATCAATGAAATTCGTGTGGCGCAAGATTATCTCAATAAGCGTGATGCATTACAGCAGTCAGCGGGAGCTTTGAACCTGTTGGTGCAGCAGATTCGCACTGCCAAAACTCAGGCCGATAGCGCTGTAGCTGCCTTGAAACAGCCTGATGATTTGAAAGCGGTATTCAACAAAGCTTTTGATAATATTGTGACTCAGCCCACCAATGTGTTGATCCCAGCTATTCCCGTGGTATCTGCTTTTGTGCAAGATTTGGCCCAGGTAGGGGATTTCCTGCAACAGCAGGGTACACAGGTCAGCTTTAATAATGGCGGCGTTCAGTTCCAGACGCCACAGCAAGCGGCTTTGTATAACACCATGATGGCTAATTTAGTCGCCAAGTACCCGGCGATGATGGCGGCACAAAAGAGTGTGATGAGTGTTATTCAGTGA
- the yidA gene encoding sugar-phosphatase yields MAIELIAIDMDGTLLNPQHEITPRVKQAIDAARAKGVCVVLATGRPYIGVQRYLRELNMENSGDYCISNNGALVQKAATGECILQETLSFEDYLYFEALSRKMGVSFQAFDFDTLYTANKDISKYTLHEVLLTGIPLKYRAVEEMDPTLRFPKVMMIDEPEALDRALAMMPAEAFERFTIMKSAPFYLEILSKRVDKGTGVKMLADHLGIAQENVMALGDQGNDIAMVNYAGVGVAMGNAIPELKEIAQFITTTNSEDGVAVAIEKYVV; encoded by the coding sequence ATGGCTATTGAATTGATCGCTATCGATATGGACGGCACCTTACTGAATCCACAGCATGAAATCACACCACGAGTAAAGCAGGCCATTGATGCCGCTCGAGCCAAAGGTGTTTGCGTGGTATTGGCCACGGGCCGGCCCTATATCGGGGTCCAGCGCTATTTACGCGAATTGAATATGGAAAACAGTGGCGATTATTGCATCAGTAATAATGGTGCATTGGTCCAAAAAGCTGCCACCGGTGAATGTATTTTGCAGGAAACCCTCAGTTTCGAAGATTATCTCTATTTTGAAGCCTTATCGCGCAAAATGGGTGTCAGTTTCCAGGCTTTTGATTTTGATACCTTATATACCGCCAACAAAGACATCAGCAAATACACCCTGCATGAAGTGTTATTGACGGGTATCCCATTGAAATATCGTGCCGTAGAGGAGATGGACCCAACATTACGCTTCCCAAAAGTGATGATGATCGATGAGCCAGAGGCCCTTGACCGCGCATTAGCAATGATGCCCGCTGAGGCTTTCGAGCGTTTCACCATCATGAAGAGTGCCCCTTTCTACCTGGAAATTTTGAGTAAGCGAGTTGATAAGGGGACGGGGGTGAAAATGCTGGCTGACCATTTAGGCATTGCACAGGAAAATGTGATGGCGCTGGGTGATCAGGGTAATGATATCGCAATGGTTAATTACGCTGGCGTGGGTGTGGCGATGGGGAATGCTATTCCTGAACTAAAAGAGATTGCGCAGTTTATTACTACGACGAATAGTGAAGATGGTGTGGCGGTGGCAATTGAGAAATATGTCGTTTAA